Proteins from a genomic interval of Sphingopyxis sp. QXT-31:
- a CDS encoding homocysteine S-methyltransferase family protein has product MSAREALLAAAKERILITDGAFGTEIQNWKLSEGDYAGTLGLSHDQKGNNDILALTRPDVPESIHRAYFAAGADIAETNTFSANRISQADYGAEHLVRDINVESAKLARRIADEFQAKDGRPRFVAGAIGPTNKTLSLSPDVNDPGFREIDFDYLKEVYREQIDALVEGGVDFILIETIFDTLNAKAGIMAAIEAGDALGRDLPIMLSMTLTDLSGRNLSGHTVEAFWHAVRHARPLTIGLNCSFGATQLRPHVKTLSEIADTLIMVYPNAGLPNELGEYDELPDTTAGLVGEWAGHGQVNILGGCCGSTPAHIAAIAKAVEGLPARALPEVPVRTRLAGLEPFTMAA; this is encoded by the coding sequence ATGAGCGCCCGCGAAGCCCTGCTCGCCGCTGCGAAGGAGCGCATCCTGATCACCGACGGCGCCTTCGGGACCGAGATCCAGAACTGGAAATTGTCGGAAGGCGACTATGCCGGCACGCTGGGGCTGTCGCACGACCAGAAGGGCAACAACGACATCCTCGCGCTGACCCGGCCCGACGTGCCCGAGAGCATCCACCGCGCCTATTTCGCGGCGGGCGCCGACATTGCCGAGACCAACACCTTCAGCGCCAACCGCATCAGCCAGGCCGATTATGGTGCCGAACATCTGGTGCGCGACATCAATGTCGAAAGCGCGAAGCTGGCGCGGCGCATCGCCGACGAGTTCCAGGCCAAGGATGGCCGCCCGCGCTTCGTCGCCGGCGCGATCGGGCCGACCAACAAGACGCTGTCGCTGTCGCCCGACGTCAACGACCCCGGCTTTCGCGAGATCGACTTCGACTATCTGAAAGAGGTGTACCGCGAACAGATCGACGCGCTGGTCGAGGGCGGGGTGGACTTCATCCTGATCGAGACGATCTTCGATACGCTCAACGCCAAGGCGGGGATCATGGCGGCAATCGAGGCGGGCGACGCGCTGGGCCGCGACCTGCCGATCATGTTGTCGATGACGCTGACCGACCTGTCGGGCCGCAACCTGTCGGGGCATACGGTCGAGGCCTTCTGGCACGCGGTGCGCCATGCGCGACCGCTGACGATCGGGCTCAACTGCTCCTTCGGCGCGACGCAGCTGCGCCCGCACGTCAAGACGCTCAGCGAGATCGCCGACACGCTGATCATGGTCTATCCCAATGCGGGGCTGCCCAACGAGCTCGGCGAATATGACGAGCTACCCGATACCACCGCCGGGCTGGTCGGCGAATGGGCGGGTCATGGCCAGGTCAACATCCTCGGTGGCTGCTGCGGCTCGACCCCGGCGCATATCGCCGCGATCGCCAAGGCGGTCGAAGGCCTGCCTGCGCGCGCGCTGCCCGAGGTACCGGTGCGGACGCGGCTCGCGGGGCTGGAACCCTTTACGATGGCGGCATAA
- the metH gene encoding methionine synthase, which produces MTENSSASSTFVNIGERTNVTGSAAFKKLILADDYTAAVEVARQQVENGAQIVDVNMDEGLLDAEYAMTTFLKLIAAEPDIARVPVMIDSSKWSVIEAGLKCVPGKPIVNSISMKEGEAQFLAHAKKCMDYGAAVVVMAFDEVGQADTRDRKIEICERAYKLLMTIGFPPEDIIFDPNIFAVATGLEEHDNYAVDFIEAVKEIRRRCPHVHFSGGLSNLSFGFRGNEVVRRAMHSVFLYYAIPAGLDMAIVNAGQLDVYDTIDPELRQAVEDVVLNRKVEGEAESPTERLIALAERYKGSNPAQEKAAEEWRGWPVEKRLEHALVKGIDAFVVEDTEEMRLLLPRPIEVIEGPLMDGMNVVGDLFGSGKMFLPQVVKSARVMKKAVAHLLPFIEAAKEPGAKGKGKVVMATVKGDVHDIGKNIVGVVLQCNGFEIVDLGVMVPWSKILEAANENDADIIGLSGLITPSLDEMVTVAEEMQRAGMTMPLLIGGATTSKVHTALRIDPAYAGPVLHVLDASRAVGVATALVSDTGREAYVQGYKDDYAHVRDVRAGKGQSVLHTLEEARANYYDAYLSDKPAPPLQPGLHRFDDWSLEDLRECIDWTPFFRAWELHGTWPSILEDEVVGETAVALKADADAMLDKLIAEKWLTARGVCALWPCARDGDSVTIHLAEEERHVTLPFLRQQIKKSRDRANMCLADFIDPAGDWMGGFAVGIHGIEPHSERFRADKDDYSDILLKALADRFAEAFAERLHQHVRTTLWGYAPGEQLTNEALIKEEYRGIRPAPGYPACPDHSLKPILFDLLQAGDNAGLVLTESFAMLPTAAVSGFYFGHPESQYFGVARIGSDQLEDYARRRGVDIETATRWLRPNLD; this is translated from the coding sequence ATGACCGAGAATAGTTCCGCCTCCTCCACCTTCGTCAACATCGGCGAGCGCACCAACGTCACCGGCTCGGCGGCGTTCAAGAAGCTGATCCTCGCCGACGACTATACCGCGGCGGTCGAGGTCGCGCGGCAGCAGGTCGAGAACGGCGCGCAGATCGTCGACGTCAACATGGACGAGGGCCTGCTCGACGCCGAATATGCGATGACGACCTTCCTGAAGCTGATCGCGGCCGAGCCCGATATCGCGCGCGTGCCCGTGATGATCGACAGCTCGAAATGGAGCGTGATCGAAGCGGGCCTCAAATGCGTCCCCGGCAAGCCGATCGTCAATTCGATCAGCATGAAGGAAGGCGAGGCGCAATTCCTCGCCCATGCGAAGAAATGCATGGATTATGGCGCCGCGGTCGTCGTCATGGCGTTCGACGAGGTCGGGCAGGCCGACACCCGCGATCGGAAAATCGAGATCTGCGAACGCGCCTACAAATTGCTCATGACCATCGGCTTCCCCCCCGAGGACATCATCTTCGACCCCAATATCTTCGCGGTCGCCACCGGCCTCGAAGAGCATGACAATTATGCGGTCGACTTCATCGAGGCGGTGAAGGAAATCCGCCGCCGCTGCCCGCATGTCCATTTCTCGGGCGGCCTGTCGAACCTGTCGTTCGGCTTCCGCGGCAACGAGGTCGTGCGCCGCGCGATGCACAGCGTCTTCCTCTATTATGCGATCCCCGCCGGACTCGACATGGCGATCGTCAACGCGGGGCAGCTCGACGTTTACGACACGATCGACCCTGAGCTCAGGCAGGCGGTCGAGGATGTCGTGCTCAACCGCAAGGTCGAGGGCGAGGCCGAGAGCCCGACCGAACGGCTGATCGCGCTTGCCGAACGCTATAAGGGCAGCAATCCCGCGCAGGAAAAGGCGGCCGAGGAATGGCGCGGCTGGCCGGTCGAAAAGCGGCTGGAACATGCGCTGGTCAAGGGCATCGACGCGTTCGTCGTCGAGGATACCGAGGAAATGCGCCTGCTGCTGCCACGCCCGATCGAGGTCATCGAAGGCCCGCTGATGGACGGGATGAACGTCGTCGGCGACCTGTTCGGGTCGGGCAAGATGTTCCTGCCGCAGGTCGTCAAATCGGCGCGCGTGATGAAGAAGGCGGTCGCGCATCTGCTGCCCTTCATCGAGGCCGCGAAGGAGCCGGGTGCCAAGGGCAAGGGCAAGGTCGTGATGGCGACGGTCAAGGGCGACGTCCACGATATCGGCAAGAATATCGTCGGCGTCGTGCTCCAGTGCAACGGCTTCGAGATCGTCGATCTGGGCGTGATGGTGCCGTGGAGCAAGATCCTCGAGGCCGCGAACGAGAATGACGCCGACATCATCGGCCTCTCGGGCCTGATCACGCCCTCGCTCGACGAGATGGTGACCGTGGCCGAGGAAATGCAGCGCGCGGGGATGACAATGCCGCTGCTCATCGGCGGCGCGACGACGTCGAAGGTCCACACCGCGCTGCGCATCGATCCCGCCTATGCCGGGCCGGTGCTGCATGTGCTCGATGCGAGTCGCGCGGTCGGCGTCGCGACCGCGCTGGTCAGCGACACCGGGCGCGAAGCCTATGTCCAGGGCTACAAGGACGACTATGCCCATGTCCGCGACGTGCGCGCGGGCAAGGGGCAGAGCGTGCTGCACACGCTCGAAGAGGCGCGTGCGAACTATTACGACGCCTATTTGAGCGACAAGCCCGCGCCGCCGCTGCAGCCCGGGCTGCACCGCTTCGACGATTGGAGCCTTGAGGACCTGCGCGAGTGCATCGACTGGACGCCCTTCTTCCGCGCGTGGGAATTGCACGGCACCTGGCCGTCGATCCTCGAGGACGAGGTGGTCGGCGAGACGGCGGTGGCGCTGAAGGCCGACGCCGACGCGATGCTCGACAAGCTGATCGCCGAGAAATGGCTGACCGCGCGCGGCGTCTGCGCGCTCTGGCCCTGCGCGCGCGACGGCGACAGCGTGACGATCCATTTGGCCGAAGAAGAGCGCCATGTGACGCTTCCCTTCCTGCGCCAGCAGATCAAGAAGAGCCGCGACCGCGCGAACATGTGCCTCGCCGACTTCATCGACCCGGCGGGCGACTGGATGGGCGGCTTTGCGGTCGGCATCCACGGCATCGAACCGCACTCCGAGCGCTTCCGCGCCGACAAGGACGATTATTCGGACATTTTGCTGAAAGCGCTCGCCGACCGCTTTGCCGAGGCCTTTGCCGAGCGGCTGCACCAGCATGTCCGCACGACGCTCTGGGGTTATGCCCCCGGCGAACAGCTGACTAACGAGGCGCTGATCAAGGAAGAATATCGCGGTATCCGTCCGGCGCCGGGCTATCCCGCCTGCCCCGACCACAGCCTGAAACCGATCCTGTTCGACCTGCTTCAGGCGGGCGACAATGCCGGGCTGGTGCTCACCGAAAGCTTTGCGATGCTGCCCACCGCAGCGGTCAGCGGTTTCTATTTCGGGCACCCGGAGAGCCAATATTTCGGGGTGGCGCGGATCGGCAGCGACCAGCTTGAGGACTATGCACGACGGCGCGGGGTCGATATCGAGACCGCAACGCGCTGGCTGCGCCCCAATCTCGACTGA